Proteins found in one Papio anubis isolate 15944 chromosome 13, Panubis1.0, whole genome shotgun sequence genomic segment:
- the DMAC1 gene encoding distal membrane-arm assembly complex protein 1 isoform X2, whose product MGSQVSKPLEFSKIAASPDTAAAPAKPAPPATPGAPTSPAEHNWLKTCWSCRVLSGLGLMGAGGHCHLGYRCHDTPQREGLPPVNLSSVPVPMTHRAGMEFNGCSGQTLVHGQTSLLWILQD is encoded by the exons ATGGGGTCTCAGGTGTCCAAGCCTTTGGAGTTCTCCAAGATCGCTGCGTCTCCCGATACCGCCGCCGCGCCCGCCAAGCCTGCGCCCCCAGCTACACCCGGAGCGCCGACTTCCCCAGCAGAACACAACTGGTTGAAGACTTGCTGGAGCTGTCGCGTGCTTTCTGGGTTGGGGCTGATGGGAGCGGGCGG gCATTGCCACCTGGGGTATCGTTGTCATGACACACCCCAAAGGGAAGGCCTACCACCAGTGAATCTGTCTTCTGTCCCTGTCCCCATGACACACAGAGCAGGCATGGAGTTTAATGGATGTTCTGGACAGACACTTGTCCATGGACAGACATCACTACTGTGGATACTACAAGACTGA
- the DMAC1 gene encoding distal membrane-arm assembly complex protein 1 isoform X1, with protein sequence MGSQVSKPLEFSKIAASPDTAAAPAKPAPPATPGAPTSPAEHNWLKTCWSCRVLSGLGLMGAGGYVYWEARKPMKMGYPPGPWTITKMVIGISIATWGIVVMTHPKGKAYHQ encoded by the exons ATGGGGTCTCAGGTGTCCAAGCCTTTGGAGTTCTCCAAGATCGCTGCGTCTCCCGATACCGCCGCCGCGCCCGCCAAGCCTGCGCCCCCAGCTACACCCGGAGCGCCGACTTCCCCAGCAGAACACAACTGGTTGAAGACTTGCTGGAGCTGTCGCGTGCTTTCTGGGTTGGGGCTGATGGGAGCGGGCGGGTACGTCTACTGGGAGGCACGGAAACCCATGAAGATGGGATATCCCCCGGGTCCATGGACAATTACGAAGATGGTCATCGGCATCA gCATTGCCACCTGGGGTATCGTTGTCATGACACACCCCAAAGGGAAGGCCTACCACCAGTGA